The Streptomyces europaeiscabiei genome window below encodes:
- a CDS encoding TetR/AcrR family transcriptional regulator: MTTTRQHPPAADRRVRRTHAALQGALIKLVEEQELGQISVADVAEQAGVNRTTFYDHYRDVHELAEAACTSTIDTLIESLPAPDPSPADPDAEPARSLVAFFENLAGHSGLYRSLLGPQGSARVIDHIRSRISASVHVTVRLNAGAAPDSVSSADIPHDVPAAFIAGALLGVATDWLQRDSPTTPTEMAELTWPLLVAHYPADTQHART; encoded by the coding sequence ATGACCACGACCCGACAGCACCCACCTGCCGCCGACCGGCGCGTACGTCGCACTCACGCGGCCCTGCAGGGCGCGCTGATCAAGCTCGTCGAGGAGCAGGAGCTGGGGCAGATCAGCGTCGCGGACGTGGCCGAACAGGCCGGTGTGAACCGCACGACCTTCTACGACCACTACCGGGACGTGCACGAACTGGCCGAGGCCGCCTGTACCTCGACGATCGACACCCTGATTGAGTCACTCCCCGCCCCCGACCCCTCACCGGCGGACCCGGACGCGGAACCCGCCCGGTCACTCGTCGCGTTCTTCGAGAACCTCGCCGGGCACTCCGGCCTCTACCGCAGCCTCCTGGGGCCGCAGGGCAGCGCCCGCGTCATCGACCACATCCGCAGCCGCATCTCCGCCAGCGTCCATGTCACCGTGCGCCTGAACGCCGGCGCCGCGCCGGACAGTGTCTCGTCGGCCGACATCCCTCACGACGTACCCGCCGCGTTCATCGCCGGCGCACTCCTCGGCGTGGCCACCGACTGGCTCCAACGCGACAGCCCCACTACACCGACCGAGATGGCCGAACTGACCTGGCCACTTCTTGTCGCCCACTACCCCGCCGACACACAGCACGCCAGAACATGA
- a CDS encoding NADP-dependent oxidoreductase, with product MRAAVYRSLGGPDVVEVAEVAKPVPGLSEVRIKVQAAALNPADAAAWVGGYYPAPPEGVAYGLGWDVAGVVDAVGPGTPWTPGQPAIAFSYGLPLGLNRGQAEYIVVPAHAIAAAPGGVDPVHAATIPLNGLTAAQSVELLGIQAGQSVLITGAEGAVGGYAVQLAKRRGAVVIATDLSPDGEFASKVAGADVYVSASQPLVEAVRTVRPEGVDAVLDTARLGQAVIGAVADGGRFVTTRLDALPQAERGIRVLLTQVGPDGAMLSTLSDLAAAGDLALRVAETYPLEEVAKAYAHMIRGGFQGRVVLTME from the coding sequence ATGCGCGCAGCCGTTTACCGTTCGCTCGGCGGCCCGGACGTGGTCGAGGTCGCCGAGGTCGCCAAGCCTGTTCCCGGCTTGAGTGAGGTTCGTATCAAGGTTCAGGCGGCCGCGCTCAACCCGGCCGATGCGGCGGCCTGGGTCGGGGGCTATTACCCGGCTCCGCCGGAGGGGGTCGCCTATGGCCTCGGCTGGGATGTCGCCGGCGTTGTCGACGCCGTCGGCCCGGGTACCCCCTGGACGCCCGGGCAGCCTGCCATCGCGTTCAGTTACGGCTTGCCCCTGGGTCTGAACCGGGGGCAGGCCGAGTACATCGTGGTTCCTGCCCATGCGATCGCGGCGGCGCCCGGGGGTGTCGACCCCGTCCACGCCGCCACCATCCCCCTCAACGGGCTGACCGCTGCCCAGTCCGTCGAACTGCTCGGTATCCAGGCCGGCCAGAGCGTGCTCATCACCGGCGCGGAGGGGGCGGTCGGCGGTTACGCGGTGCAGCTCGCGAAGCGACGGGGAGCGGTGGTCATCGCGACCGACCTCTCGCCCGACGGCGAGTTCGCGAGCAAGGTGGCGGGTGCCGACGTGTACGTGTCGGCGTCGCAGCCTCTCGTCGAGGCCGTCCGCACGGTTCGTCCCGAGGGAGTCGATGCCGTTCTGGACACGGCCAGGCTGGGGCAGGCCGTCATCGGGGCGGTGGCGGACGGCGGCAGGTTCGTGACCACACGGCTCGACGCCCTGCCCCAGGCCGAGCGGGGCATCCGGGTGCTGCTGACGCAGGTCGGCCCGGACGGAGCGATGCTTTCGACACTGTCCGACCTGGCCGCGGCGGGAGACCTGGCGTTGCGCGTGGCGGAGACGTACCCGCTGGAGGAGGTCGCGAAGGCTTACGCCCACATGATCAGGGGTGGGTTCCAGGGGCGTGTGGTCCTCACCATGGAGTGA
- a CDS encoding CoA-binding protein, producing the protein MYGDPATIRRVLTELGDTWAVVGLSNNRNRAAYGVAEVLQRYGKRVVPVHPKAETVHGEQGYASLSDIPFPVDVVDVFVNSDLAGPVADEATRIGAKAVWFQLGVLDEQAYHRTREAGLDMIMDRCPAIEIPRLTPAP; encoded by the coding sequence ATGTACGGCGACCCCGCCACCATCCGCAGGGTTCTGACGGAACTCGGCGACACCTGGGCCGTCGTCGGCCTGTCCAACAACCGCAACCGCGCGGCGTACGGCGTCGCGGAGGTCCTGCAGCGTTACGGCAAGCGCGTCGTCCCGGTGCATCCCAAGGCCGAGACGGTCCACGGCGAACAGGGCTACGCCTCTCTCTCCGACATCCCCTTCCCCGTGGACGTCGTCGATGTCTTCGTCAACAGCGATCTCGCGGGCCCCGTGGCCGACGAGGCGACCCGCATCGGCGCCAAGGCGGTCTGGTTCCAACTGGGCGTGCTCGACGAGCAGGCCTACCACCGAACCCGAGAAGCGGGCCTGGACATGATCATGGACCGCTGCCCGGCGATCGAGATCCCCCGCCTGACCCCCGCCCCCTGA
- a CDS encoding DJ-1/PfpI family protein, which produces MDTPAPTHSSKPKALIVVPSAARLPLTEPADHPGVSTGFYLVELAQILKEFDNEYDFTFATPGGLVPQLEINGLALSMHAAAKFSSATVSATAAQAFRFDVDTFRAKRPELVARRDSELALARRYLGRLPVSEALPGSDKEVVVLRDDLIKSMQDLPEHTFPSVEQLVHRHRDPEDAFDLGTFDFVHMPGGHAPMVDFVDNPWLGELLHTLRENQVLISLICHAPVAMASAKYRVSPDGTVVTDTQHAFNGVSVTTVAKSAELFVLSNGYLKIHGKKVRMGYFIDEALRNAGYQVRTTTNPTAIKVIWEEGVRLLTSNGPQAIDEHTARLRTLLPRH; this is translated from the coding sequence ATGGACACCCCCGCCCCCACCCACTCGTCCAAGCCCAAGGCGCTGATCGTCGTCCCTTCAGCCGCTCGCCTGCCGCTCACCGAACCGGCGGACCACCCCGGCGTCTCGACCGGGTTCTACCTGGTCGAGCTGGCGCAGATCCTCAAGGAGTTCGACAACGAGTACGACTTCACCTTCGCCACCCCCGGCGGGCTCGTCCCGCAGCTCGAGATCAACGGCCTGGCCCTGTCGATGCACGCTGCGGCCAAGTTCAGTTCCGCGACGGTCTCGGCCACCGCGGCACAGGCGTTCCGCTTCGATGTCGACACCTTCCGTGCCAAGCGGCCGGAACTCGTCGCCCGCCGGGACAGCGAACTCGCCCTCGCCCGCCGCTACCTGGGCCGCCTGCCCGTCTCCGAGGCGCTGCCGGGCAGTGACAAGGAAGTCGTGGTGCTGCGTGACGACCTGATCAAGTCGATGCAGGACCTGCCAGAGCACACCTTCCCGTCCGTCGAGCAGCTCGTGCACAGACACCGAGACCCCGAGGACGCCTTCGACCTGGGCACGTTCGACTTCGTCCACATGCCCGGCGGCCACGCCCCCATGGTCGACTTCGTCGACAACCCCTGGCTCGGCGAACTCCTGCACACCCTGCGCGAGAACCAGGTGCTGATCTCGCTGATCTGCCACGCCCCCGTCGCCATGGCCTCGGCCAAGTACCGGGTGAGCCCCGACGGCACCGTCGTCACCGACACCCAGCACGCCTTCAACGGCGTCAGCGTGACCACGGTCGCCAAATCCGCCGAACTCTTCGTCCTCAGCAACGGCTACCTCAAGATCCACGGCAAGAAGGTACGCATGGGCTACTTCATCGACGAAGCCCTCAGGAACGCCGGCTACCAGGTACGGACGACCACCAACCCGACCGCCATCAAGGTCATCTGGGAGGAAGGCGTCCGCCTGCTCACCAGCAACGGCCCCCAGGCCATCGACGAGCACACCGCCCGCCTGCGCACCCTCCTGCCCCGCCACTGA
- a CDS encoding S8 family serine peptidase, whose protein sequence is MTRTPIRPRAAITTLAPLLAGALTLMAVIAPTSSSAAANSTGGKGSYGDDTYIVKLADPPVAAYEGGLPRLQRTAPTAGKRLDADSATVGRYVAHLDDRRERVLDAVPGVETLYDYSYTFSGFAAELTGRQAAKLASTPGVVSVTRNTVAQLTSTGPDDGPRADGRAETYIRTVADGRDGTDGKVTAPAAQQPTPSGGVSGPQGQGLSGARGTARSALTGPAEVRTPHTPGSQAPRTARHAQFPDTPRLLGLSGAKGLWAKAGGPEHAGEGVIVGIVDTGFDPSNPMFAALPNPRPDAGAIARKWHGDCDPGDDPTHKVTCNNKVIGAQWFGAGVPADREDAPSPLDTSSHGTHTSSTAAGNHGVAASVPGSNAEGRLSGVAPAARLAFYKACWPGFGCPTVDLTAAIDRAVADGVDVINFSITGTLTEQPDMEAMFNAAKAGVFIAAAANNGGPDSVHHTGPWVTTVAASSHDTQYITSLVLGDGRRYTRVGLNPGAGSAPLVEAAAVRKDGSDAGRAALCAPGTLDPAQAKGKIIVCDRGGAGIWEDDKSDEVLAVGGKGLVLTDTPAYDEFLPPYVFSVPLIQLDLEDAKAVHAYASHAGATARFTPTQSSHRATREIASFSSSGPDHFSDGDLLKPDIASFGQTIPAGVVPGSTSYYPGRFSFSDGTSMASPHIAGLAALLRQLHPDWSPMEIKSALMTTATPTDENGDPIGRELADSASPLDYGAGLPRVTRATDPGLVYDSTSADWTAYLCAIGQKPTTQDGTDACATATKTDPSDLNYPSIAVGDLLAGQTVTRTVTNVSAHTATYKATLQTPPGFRAEVTPKRLTLAPGTSASYKVAFERTSAAHDTWSFGSLTWSDAHSHHEVTSPIALRSVAFSAPKEITVTGGDSATLKTGADWNGD, encoded by the coding sequence GTGACACGCACACCCATACGCCCGAGAGCGGCCATCACCACTCTCGCGCCCCTCCTCGCCGGAGCCCTGACCCTCATGGCGGTCATCGCTCCCACCTCCTCCTCCGCTGCCGCCAACTCCACTGGGGGCAAGGGCAGTTACGGCGACGACACCTACATCGTCAAGCTCGCCGACCCACCCGTCGCCGCGTACGAGGGCGGGCTGCCCCGGCTGCAGCGGACGGCGCCCACGGCGGGGAAGCGGCTCGACGCCGACTCCGCCACGGTCGGGAGGTACGTGGCACACCTGGACGACCGTCGGGAGCGGGTCCTCGACGCCGTGCCCGGTGTCGAGACGCTCTACGACTACTCCTACACGTTCAGCGGATTCGCCGCCGAACTGACCGGTCGGCAGGCCGCGAAGCTGGCCTCGACGCCTGGTGTCGTCTCGGTGACCCGCAACACGGTCGCTCAGCTGACGTCGACGGGTCCCGACGATGGGCCGAGGGCGGACGGCCGGGCGGAAACCTACATCCGGACCGTGGCCGATGGCCGGGACGGGACCGACGGCAAGGTCACGGCTCCTGCGGCCCAGCAGCCGACCCCTTCCGGCGGGGTGAGCGGCCCCCAGGGCCAAGGTCTTTCAGGGGCGCGGGGCACCGCGCGATCAGCCCTCACCGGACCCGCAGAAGTCCGAACACCGCACACCCCGGGCTCCCAGGCACCCCGTACGGCCCGCCACGCCCAGTTCCCCGACACCCCCCGACTCCTCGGCCTCTCCGGCGCCAAGGGCCTGTGGGCGAAGGCGGGCGGCCCCGAGCACGCCGGAGAAGGCGTGATCGTCGGGATCGTGGACACCGGATTCGACCCCTCGAACCCGATGTTCGCCGCACTGCCGAATCCGCGCCCCGACGCCGGGGCCATCGCCAGGAAGTGGCACGGCGACTGTGACCCGGGCGATGACCCCACGCACAAGGTGACCTGCAACAACAAGGTGATCGGCGCACAGTGGTTCGGCGCGGGAGTCCCCGCGGACCGCGAAGACGCCCCCTCGCCGTTGGACACCAGCAGCCACGGCACCCACACCAGCAGCACGGCCGCCGGGAACCACGGCGTCGCCGCGTCGGTACCCGGCAGCAACGCCGAGGGCAGGCTCAGTGGTGTCGCCCCGGCTGCCCGCCTCGCCTTCTACAAGGCGTGCTGGCCGGGCTTCGGCTGCCCGACCGTGGACCTCACGGCCGCGATCGACAGGGCCGTGGCGGACGGCGTCGACGTCATCAACTTCTCCATCACCGGCACACTCACCGAGCAGCCCGACATGGAGGCCATGTTCAACGCGGCCAAGGCGGGCGTGTTCATCGCCGCTGCCGCCAACAACGGCGGCCCCGACTCGGTGCACCACACCGGCCCGTGGGTCACGACGGTCGCCGCGTCGTCGCACGACACCCAGTACATCACCTCCCTGGTCCTCGGCGACGGCCGCCGCTACACCCGCGTCGGCCTGAACCCGGGTGCCGGCTCTGCCCCGCTGGTCGAGGCAGCCGCCGTACGCAAGGACGGCTCGGACGCCGGCCGGGCCGCGCTGTGCGCGCCGGGCACGCTCGATCCGGCCCAGGCGAAGGGCAAGATCATCGTCTGCGACCGAGGCGGTGCCGGCATCTGGGAGGACGACAAGTCGGACGAGGTCCTGGCGGTCGGCGGCAAGGGCCTCGTACTCACCGACACCCCGGCCTACGACGAGTTCCTGCCCCCGTACGTCTTCTCGGTGCCCCTGATCCAACTCGACCTCGAGGACGCGAAGGCAGTCCACGCATACGCCTCCCATGCCGGCGCGACCGCCCGGTTCACGCCCACCCAGAGCAGCCACCGGGCCACCCGGGAGATCGCCTCCTTCTCCTCCAGCGGCCCGGACCACTTCAGCGACGGCGACCTGCTCAAGCCCGACATCGCCTCCTTCGGCCAGACCATCCCGGCGGGCGTGGTGCCCGGCAGCACCAGCTATTACCCCGGCCGGTTCAGCTTCTCCGACGGCACCTCGATGGCGTCCCCGCACATCGCCGGCCTCGCCGCCCTGCTGCGGCAACTGCACCCCGACTGGTCACCGATGGAGATCAAGTCGGCGCTGATGACGACGGCCACACCCACCGACGAGAACGGCGACCCCATCGGCCGCGAACTGGCCGACTCCGCCTCGCCCCTCGACTACGGCGCGGGCCTGCCCCGAGTCACCCGGGCCACCGACCCCGGCCTGGTCTACGACTCCACCTCCGCCGACTGGACCGCCTACCTCTGCGCGATCGGCCAGAAGCCGACCACCCAGGACGGCACCGACGCCTGCGCCACGGCCACCAAGACCGACCCCAGCGACCTCAACTACCCCTCGATCGCAGTCGGTGACCTGCTGGCCGGTCAGACGGTGACACGCACGGTCACCAACGTCTCGGCGCACACCGCCACATACAAGGCGACGCTCCAGACCCCGCCGGGCTTCCGCGCCGAGGTCACCCCGAAGCGGCTGACACTCGCGCCAGGCACGTCGGCCTCGTACAAGGTGGCATTCGAGCGGACGAGCGCGGCCCACGACACCTGGTCCTTCGGGTCCCTGACGTGGAGCGACGCGCACAGCCACCACGAGGTCACCAGCCCGATCGCCCTGCGCTCCGTAGCGTTCTCCGCCCCGAAAGAGATCACGGTCACCGGAGGCGACTCCGCGACGCTGAAGACCGGGGCCGACTGGAACGGCGACTGA
- a CDS encoding SixA phosphatase family protein produces the protein MTARAGAGPLRRLVVLRHAKSAWPVGVPDHERPLAPRGHRDAPAAGWALAETDSLPDLAVCSTAVRARRTWELASAQWGTPPPVRYDARVYAADVPELLDVVRATPDHVRTLLLVGHNPGLEELVLDLAGDALDDTLDDLRTKFPTSAIAFLSWHGATWAALAPGTALLTDMIVARGK, from the coding sequence ATGACCGCGCGCGCCGGAGCGGGCCCGCTGCGCAGACTCGTCGTCCTGCGGCACGCCAAGTCGGCCTGGCCCGTGGGCGTACCCGACCACGAACGGCCCCTGGCACCACGCGGCCACCGCGACGCCCCCGCCGCCGGGTGGGCCCTCGCCGAGACGGACAGCCTGCCCGACCTCGCCGTGTGCTCCACGGCCGTACGGGCGCGCCGCACCTGGGAACTGGCCTCCGCGCAGTGGGGCACACCGCCGCCCGTACGGTACGACGCGCGGGTGTACGCCGCCGATGTGCCGGAACTGCTCGACGTGGTGCGCGCGACCCCCGACCACGTGCGGACGTTGCTGCTCGTCGGCCACAACCCGGGACTGGAGGAACTGGTGCTGGACCTGGCCGGCGACGCCCTCGACGACACACTGGACGACCTACGGACCAAGTTCCCCACCTCGGCGATCGCCTTCCTTTCCTGGCACGGCGCGACATGGGCCGCTCTCGCCCCGGGCACGGCACTGCTGACGGACATGATCGTGGCCAGGGGGAAGTAG
- a CDS encoding universal stress protein produces the protein MFRTVTVGIDGSRESLAAAEWAAREARLRTLPLRLVNVWEPVPEPMGREPMLGTGTSPDGQGGRAGPAASGETGVGRVLSEAAEGIRLRHPDVDMGVEQLTGRASEELVRAAHGGELLVLGSRGLSGIAGFLLGSVGLHVVAHTERPVVLVRAGERAVDEHAPGSTGVPSAVTPFRPVVLGLDTVQPDHTLIQFAFEAAVVRGATLRIVHDWSPPPHSGLRERPGLEADLDADVGRVEAGTLSEVLVPWRREFPGVEVVEESRRGKAAEHLLEASREASLLVVGRRVRHSPVGAHIGPVVHAVLHHAGVPVVVVSHD, from the coding sequence ATGTTCCGCACCGTCACCGTGGGCATCGACGGTTCGCGTGAGAGCCTGGCCGCCGCCGAGTGGGCGGCCCGAGAGGCAAGGCTCCGCACGCTGCCGCTGCGGTTGGTCAATGTCTGGGAGCCGGTTCCCGAGCCGATGGGGCGGGAGCCGATGTTGGGTACGGGGACGAGCCCGGACGGCCAGGGCGGGCGAGCGGGGCCGGCTGCGTCGGGGGAGACGGGTGTCGGGCGGGTGCTGAGTGAGGCGGCCGAGGGGATTCGGCTGCGGCATCCCGACGTCGACATGGGCGTCGAACAGTTGACCGGCCGGGCGAGCGAGGAACTGGTGCGGGCGGCGCACGGTGGGGAACTGCTGGTCCTGGGGTCCCGTGGGCTGAGCGGGATCGCCGGGTTCCTGCTCGGGTCCGTCGGGCTGCATGTCGTCGCGCACACCGAGCGGCCGGTCGTGCTCGTGCGGGCGGGGGAGCGGGCCGTGGACGAGCATGCGCCGGGCTCGACCGGCGTGCCGTCCGCCGTGACGCCGTTCCGGCCCGTCGTGCTCGGTCTGGACACCGTGCAGCCGGACCACACCTTGATCCAATTTGCGTTCGAGGCGGCGGTGGTGCGGGGGGCCACGTTGCGGATCGTTCATGACTGGAGTCCGCCGCCGCACTCCGGCCTTCGGGAGAGGCCTGGACTGGAGGCCGATCTCGATGCCGATGTGGGGCGGGTGGAGGCCGGCACGTTGAGTGAGGTGCTGGTGCCGTGGCGGCGGGAGTTTCCGGGAGTGGAGGTGGTGGAGGAGTCTCGGCGGGGGAAGGCGGCGGAGCATCTGCTGGAGGCGTCTCGGGAAGCGTCCCTTCTTGTGGTCGGGCGGCGGGTTCGGCATTCGCCGGTGGGGGCGCATATCGGTCCGGTGGTGCATGCCGTGCTTCATCATGCGGGGGTGCCTGTGGTGGTGGTCTCGCACGACTGA
- a CDS encoding SDR family NAD(P)-dependent oxidoreductase produces the protein MRGLTGQRIVIAGGGNGIGAGTAERLVAEGATVVIGDIDVDAAQATAKRISDVGGAALAVEFDLADERSVRALFDTTVDQLGGVDGLYNVAADASADVLGRDGDLLDMDPAVWRRTLEVNLIGFALTCRAALPLLLAQGGGAIVNTSSLSAHVGDHQRAAYQTSKAGINALTRHVASRWGKQGIRCNCVSPGVVMTESAEKMALTPQALEFARMTIPSPRFGRPGDLAGVVAFLLSDDAEWINGQVWSINGGALLRE, from the coding sequence ATGAGGGGACTCACCGGACAGCGCATCGTCATCGCCGGAGGCGGTAACGGGATAGGCGCGGGCACTGCCGAGCGCCTCGTCGCCGAGGGCGCCACGGTCGTGATCGGCGACATCGACGTGGACGCGGCGCAGGCCACCGCCAAGCGCATCAGCGACGTCGGCGGAGCCGCCCTCGCCGTCGAGTTCGACCTCGCCGACGAGCGGTCGGTACGCGCCCTGTTCGACACCACCGTCGACCAGCTCGGCGGAGTCGACGGGCTCTACAACGTCGCCGCCGACGCCTCGGCGGACGTGCTGGGCCGGGACGGCGACCTGCTGGACATGGACCCGGCCGTATGGCGGCGCACCCTCGAGGTGAACCTGATCGGCTTCGCGCTCACCTGCCGCGCGGCCCTTCCCCTGCTGCTCGCACAGGGCGGTGGAGCGATCGTCAACACCTCCTCGCTGTCCGCGCACGTGGGCGACCACCAGCGCGCGGCCTACCAGACCAGCAAGGCCGGGATCAACGCGCTCACCCGCCACGTCGCCTCCCGCTGGGGCAAGCAGGGCATCCGGTGCAACTGCGTGTCGCCCGGGGTGGTGATGACCGAGTCCGCGGAGAAGATGGCCCTGACCCCTCAGGCACTGGAATTCGCGCGGATGACCATCCCCAGCCCCCGGTTCGGCCGGCCCGGCGACCTGGCCGGAGTGGTGGCGTTCCTGCTCTCCGACGACGCGGAGTGGATCAACGGCCAGGTCTGGTCGATCAACGGCGGCGCACTTCTGCGCGAATGA
- a CDS encoding MerR family transcriptional regulator yields MRIGEVAEQAGVSVRALRYYEEQGLLGATRTGGGQRQYPEGAVARVRMIQQLYAAGLASRLVREVLPRCMNEGPSPIGFTDSLITERARIDRQIGDLTAVRARLDEIIAVATDPSHPHHSHPVRGGIAASTA; encoded by the coding sequence ATGCGGATCGGAGAGGTCGCCGAACAGGCGGGGGTCAGCGTCCGGGCACTGCGGTACTACGAGGAGCAGGGGCTGCTCGGCGCCACCCGTACCGGCGGCGGGCAGCGGCAGTACCCGGAGGGCGCGGTCGCCCGGGTCAGGATGATCCAGCAGCTGTACGCCGCCGGCCTGGCGAGCAGGCTCGTCCGCGAGGTCCTGCCACGGTGCATGAACGAGGGCCCCTCGCCCATCGGTTTCACCGACAGCCTCATCACCGAACGGGCCCGCATCGACCGCCAGATCGGCGACCTGACGGCAGTGCGCGCCCGCCTCGACGAGATCATCGCGGTGGCGACGGACCCGAGCCACCCGCACCACAGCCACCCCGTACGTGGCGGCATCGCCGCCAGTACCGCCTGA
- a CDS encoding VOC family protein: MPFYHICIMVSDLERSLPFYQDLLGFKNTLYDVTQPGEWFDTSTLDDILGVKSAATRIVLVSDDSGATLELQQAANPFTTKAPDEYLRYGATGITELGLKVSDIDDLFKRVEAAGIEVQTDYIWSPLPGIRSFLFYDPDGALIQAVEDHTT; encoded by the coding sequence GTGCCCTTCTATCACATCTGCATCATGGTGAGCGACCTGGAGCGATCGCTGCCCTTCTACCAGGACCTCCTGGGATTCAAGAACACGCTGTACGACGTCACACAGCCCGGCGAGTGGTTCGACACCTCGACGCTCGACGACATCCTCGGCGTGAAGAGCGCGGCGACCCGGATCGTGCTCGTCTCCGACGACTCCGGCGCGACGCTGGAACTGCAACAGGCGGCCAACCCGTTCACCACCAAGGCTCCGGACGAGTACCTGCGCTACGGCGCGACCGGCATCACGGAGCTGGGGCTCAAAGTGTCCGACATCGATGACCTTTTTAAGCGCGTCGAGGCCGCTGGTATCGAGGTTCAGACCGACTACATCTGGTCCCCCTTGCCCGGAATCCGATCCTTCCTGTTCTACGACCCCGACGGCGCGCTCATCCAGGCCGTTGAGGACCACACCACATAG
- a CDS encoding YigZ family protein, translating into MQDEYRTVARAGVHETEVNRSRFLCALAPAATEQEAQDFVAAVRKEHADATHNCYAYVIGADAAVQRASDDGEPGGTAGVPMLQMLLRRDMRYVVAVVTRYYGGVKLGAGGLIRAYGGAVGEALDALGGITRRRFRLATVTVDHQRAGKVQNDLRSTGREVRDVRYAEVVTIEIGLPDADVDAFRAWLADTTAGTAGFELGGEAYGDA; encoded by the coding sequence ATGCAGGACGAGTACCGCACCGTCGCCCGCGCCGGCGTGCACGAGACCGAGGTCAACCGCTCCCGGTTCCTGTGCGCGCTCGCCCCGGCGGCCACCGAGCAGGAGGCCCAGGACTTCGTCGCGGCCGTACGCAAGGAGCACGCCGACGCCACGCACAACTGCTACGCGTACGTCATCGGCGCCGACGCGGCGGTCCAGCGGGCGAGCGACGACGGGGAACCCGGCGGCACCGCCGGCGTCCCCATGCTGCAGATGCTGCTGCGACGGGACATGCGGTACGTAGTCGCCGTCGTCACCCGGTACTACGGCGGGGTCAAACTGGGCGCGGGCGGCCTCATCAGGGCGTACGGCGGCGCCGTGGGCGAAGCGCTGGACGCGCTCGGCGGCATCACGCGCCGGCGCTTCCGGCTGGCCACGGTGACCGTGGACCACCAGCGCGCCGGAAAGGTGCAGAACGACCTGCGGTCCACCGGGCGCGAGGTCCGTGACGTGCGCTACGCGGAGGTCGTCACCATCGAGATCGGTCTGCCCGACGCCGACGTGGACGCCTTCCGCGCCTGGCTCGCCGACACCACCGCGGGCACGGCCGGATTCGAACTCGGGGGCGAGGCATACGGGGACGCGTGA